In Nostoc sp. UHCC 0926, a single genomic region encodes these proteins:
- the asnB gene encoding asparagine synthase (glutamine-hydrolyzing) yields the protein MCGIYGYIGREDFNLSNVLAALHHRGPDSQGTWQRNVGANHIHLLHTRLAILDLSPAGHQPMVDAKTDNVIIFNGEIYNFWELRQELKAQGVEFTSHSDTEVLLLGYRVWGEQIVERLDGMFAFLLFDSIQQRLLIARDHIGIKPLYYAQTCGGGIALASEVRALITSGLVATNWDEQSIYEYLIYGSVQEPRTIRQAIKAFPPAHYAYIDLRTDLATISTPIRYWNLAQHVCNHIGEPTSHISHTEVLLDTIKEQLIADVPVGLFLSAGIDSTVLASMLAPVMQGHLSTFTFDLQDSMRDESNLAAMTAQKLQLKHHVAYLSHKTLSTWLVDSFTAMDQPSSDGTNTYLISRASLQHGITVVLSGCGADELHGGYPNFVFIPKLYQLGKCLGDMKYLLLPWIENIKGWRKNSIYQERLNLLFQQIDSPSRMLRETRRFFTPKQISDFWTVAPDFYNPVANWDDETDNKLNLDVETLISLGEIKGYLRNTLLRDSDWATMANQQELRVPYLGRRYIEKVMQIPWSEKRTTKKQKKPLLSGQIPPTLQHALNRQKTGFDLDYAMYLSGPLRDCLHAAFTHLNQAHGFQLNADRVEHDLKIGDRAKQVRRYWALTSLGFYLQNHS from the coding sequence ATGTGCGGTATATACGGTTATATAGGCAGAGAAGACTTTAATTTATCAAATGTATTAGCTGCTCTGCATCATCGAGGCCCTGATTCCCAAGGTACATGGCAAAGAAATGTAGGAGCAAACCACATTCATCTACTGCATACTCGTCTGGCAATTCTTGACCTTAGTCCTGCTGGACATCAGCCTATGGTAGATGCAAAAACGGATAATGTGATTATTTTTAACGGGGAAATTTATAACTTCTGGGAACTACGCCAAGAATTGAAAGCACAGGGTGTAGAGTTTACCTCTCATAGTGATACAGAAGTTTTGTTATTAGGTTATCGTGTCTGGGGTGAGCAAATAGTAGAACGCCTAGACGGTATGTTTGCTTTTTTATTGTTTGACTCTATTCAACAACGCCTTTTAATAGCACGGGATCACATTGGAATTAAACCACTATACTATGCTCAAACTTGCGGCGGAGGCATTGCTTTAGCATCGGAAGTACGGGCATTAATTACGTCTGGATTAGTAGCAACAAACTGGGACGAACAGAGTATCTATGAGTATTTAATATATGGCAGCGTCCAAGAGCCACGGACTATCCGACAAGCGATTAAAGCTTTTCCCCCTGCTCATTATGCTTATATTGATTTGCGGACAGACTTAGCCACTATATCTACCCCTATTCGTTATTGGAATTTAGCCCAACACGTATGCAATCACATAGGGGAACCGACATCTCACATAAGTCATACCGAAGTTTTGCTAGATACTATCAAAGAGCAGCTCATTGCTGATGTTCCTGTGGGTTTATTTTTATCAGCCGGGATAGACAGTACAGTGCTTGCTAGTATGCTAGCTCCAGTTATGCAAGGTCATCTCTCCACTTTTACCTTCGATTTACAAGACTCTATGAGAGATGAGAGTAATTTGGCAGCTATGACTGCACAAAAACTCCAGCTAAAACATCATGTAGCTTATCTATCTCATAAAACGCTAAGTACTTGGTTAGTTGATAGCTTTACAGCAATGGATCAACCCTCATCAGATGGTACAAATACTTATCTTATTTCTAGAGCTTCATTACAACATGGCATAACCGTTGTTCTTAGTGGTTGTGGTGCGGATGAGTTACATGGTGGCTATCCTAATTTTGTTTTCATACCAAAGTTATATCAACTAGGAAAGTGTTTGGGTGATATGAAGTATCTACTTCTGCCTTGGATAGAAAATATCAAGGGCTGGCGTAAGAATTCTATTTATCAAGAAAGATTAAATCTTTTATTCCAGCAAATAGATTCACCTTCCAGAATGTTAAGAGAAACGCGGCGTTTCTTTACCCCTAAGCAAATATCTGACTTTTGGACTGTGGCACCAGATTTTTACAATCCAGTGGCAAATTGGGATGATGAAACAGACAACAAACTTAATCTTGATGTGGAAACTTTAATTTCTCTTGGTGAAATTAAAGGCTACCTGAGAAATACCTTACTAAGAGATAGCGACTGGGCTACAATGGCGAATCAGCAAGAACTACGCGTACCCTATTTAGGTAGGCGCTATATAGAAAAAGTAATGCAAATTCCTTGGAGTGAGAAACGAACAACTAAAAAACAGAAAAAGCCCCTTTTATCTGGTCAAATTCCACCAACCTTACAACACGCTCTGAACCGTCAGAAAACAGGCTTCGATTTAGATTATGCAATGTATTTAAGCGGGCCTCTGCGAGACTGCTTACACGCAGCTTTTACTCACCTTAATCAAGCTCACGGCTTTCAACTAAATGCTGATCGAGTAGAACATGATTTAAAAATTGGCGATCGGGCAAAACAAGTTCGTCGTTACTGGGCGCTGACGAGCCTTGGGTTTTATCTGCAAAATCATAGCTAG